The segment ACGGCAAGTAGTCGACAACGCCGTCAAGAAGCAGCTGAACACCTTTGTTTTTAAACGCCGAGCCGCAGAAGACCGGGAAGAATTCAACGCTGATCGTCGCCTTGCGGATGGCGGCTTTCAGCTCTTCTTTCGTGATCTCTTCGCCTTCCAAATATTTCATCATTAATTCTTCGTCCAGCTCAGCGACCGCCTCAACCAGCTTGTTATGGTACTCTTCTGCCATATCGCGATATTCTTCCGGAATTTCAATGCGCTCAATGTTTTTGCCGAGCTCATCGTGGTAATGGTATGCGCACATTTCAACCAAGTCGATAATGCCAGAGAACTGGTCTTCAGCGCCGATCGGCAGCTGCACCGGGTGAGCGTTTGCTTGCAAGCGGTCATGGAGCGTTTTCACCGCATACAAGAAGTCCGCACCAATCTTGTCCATTTTGTTGACGAACACGATCCGCGGAACGCCATACGTCGTCGCTTGGCGCCAAACCGTTTCCGTTTGCGGCTCTACGCCTGACTGCGCGTCTAAAACCGTGATAGCTCCATCCAATACGCGCAACGAACGTTCAACCTCAACCGTGAAGTCGACGTGCCCCGGCGTATCGATGATGTTGATGCGGTGGCCTTTCCATTGTGCCGTTGTCGCCGCCGACGTGATCGTGATCCCGCGCTCTTGCTCTTGCTCCATCCAGTCCATCGTGGCTGCGCCTTCATGCACTTCCCCGATTTTATGAACGCGTCCTGTGTAGAACAAGATCCGTTCGGTCGTCGTCGTCTTCCCGGCGTCAATGTGCGCCATGATCCCGATGTTGCGAGTATTTTCCAAGGAGAACTGTCTTGCCATAGTGGTTATTTTCTCCTTCCTTCAAAATAAAATAGATAGATGGCGCCTCCATCCTCTTGTTCTGCAGAGAAATGATCGCGCACGCGGCCAAAAAGCCGAAATATGTAGGAAGATAGGTGAACAGGCCGTCGATTGCGCCTTTTCACCTATTCCTTTCAAGCAGCTATTCTTACCAGCGGTAGTGGGCAAACGCTTTGTTCGCTTCGGCCATTTTGTGCGTATCTTCGCGTTTTTTCACCGCTGCGCCCGTGTTGTTGGCAGCATCCATAATTTCGTTCGCCAAGCGTTCTTCCATCGTTTTCTCTCCGCGAAGGCGGGCGTATTGCACAAGCCAGCGCAATCCGAGGGAGACGCGGCGATCCGGACGGACTTCGACCGGAACTTGGTAGTTCGCTCCGCCGACGCGGCGAGCGCGCACTTCCAACACCGGCATCACGTTTTTCAGCGCTTGCTCAAACACTTCCATTGGATCTTTACCCGTTCGTTCACGAATAATATCAAAGGCAGTGTAAAGAATTTTTTGCGCTTTTGATTTTTTTCCGTCGATCATAATTTTATTGATCAAACGGGTAACAAGTTTTGAATTGTAAATTGGGTCTGGCAATACGTCACGTTTAGCAACAGGGCCTCTACGTGGCATAGTTTTTCCTCCCTTCAGGAAAACATTCTCTTCACTTCATTATTTTTTCGCTGCTTTTGGTTTTTTCGCGCCGTATTTCGAACGACCTTGCATCCGGTTGGCAACGCCAGCCGTATCAAGCGCACCGCGGATGATATGGTAGCGCACCCCTGGCAAGTCTTTAACACGTCCGCCGCGGATCAGCACAACGCTGTGTTCTTGCAAGTTATGGCCGATCCCCGGGATGTAAGCTGTTACCTCGATCCCGTTCGTCAGACGGACACGGGCATATTTCCGAAGCGCCGAGTTCGGTTTTTTCGGCGTCATCGTGCCGACACGCGTGCAGACGCCGCGTTTTTGCGGAGACGCCACGTTTGTTTGTTCTTTTTTGAAGCTGTTGTACCCTTTGTTCAACGCAGGGGATTTCGATTTAAATACTTTTTTCTCGCGTCCTTTGCGGACTAATTGGTTGATTGTAGGCATGAAAAAGTTCCTCCTTTCACATGTATCGTTTAAGCCCACATATCCAGGTGGTTCATCATGTATGCAAACAAAGGTTTAAAGGCAAACGGATCAACGGAGAATCGCCACCGCAGCCGCGCCGACTTGGATTTTGCATGCTTTGCCGAGCTTTTTCATCGAGTCGACTTTCGTGACCGGCACGTTCGCTTCATTGGCAGCAGCGGTCACTTTTTCGATAATCGGCAAATCGGCATCTTCCGCTACGATCACTTCCGTTGCTTTCCCTTCCTTTAAAGCCCTTATCGTTTGTTTGGTTCCAATGACGATTTTCCCAGCCTGCAATACTTTTTCATAAGACATGTAACATATCCTCCAAAGTACCAGGTTGTTGGAACACCTTTATTAGACTACCATTTTCTTTGTTCATTGTCAACCGGATTTTTTTATCAAGGACCGGCCGGTCAAAGGCTGCCTTGAACCGGCCGATCTCTGCTTTTTACTTCGATGGAACCGTATCGCCAGCCGTTTCCTTCTTGACGGCAGGTTTTACTTTTCGATAGCGGGCCATGCCCGTTCCGGCTGGGACAAGTTTGCCGATAATGACGTTTTCTTTCAAGCCGAGCAGCTCATCCCGCTTCCCTTTGATGGCGGCGTCGGTCAGGACGCGCGTCGTTTCTTGGAACGAAGCCGCGGACAAGAACGAATCCGTTTCAAGCGACGCTTTCGTAATACCGAGCAGCACCGGGCGGGCTGTCGCCGGTCGCTTTCCTTCGCGGATGGCTTGGGCGTTGACATCGGTAAACTGATGGACGTCCAAAAGCGTGCCCGGCAGCACATCCGTATCGCCGGCATCGACAACGCGCACTTTGCGCAGCATTTGCCGCACCATCACTTCAATATGCTTATCGCTGATTTCAACCCCTTGCATCCGGTATACTTTTTGCACTTCGCGGAGCAAGTATTCTTGCACAGAGGTAATGTCGCGCACGCGCAACAGCTGTTTCGGGTCGACCGAGCCTTCTGTCAGCTCCTGACCGCGCTCGACGCGCTGTCCTTCTTCCACTTTGATCCGCGCGTTGTATGGAGCAACGTACGTGCGCGTTTCGACCTCGCCTTGAACAACGATCTCATATTGGTTGTCGCGCGTTTCGTTCACGGAAATGACCGTGCCGTCGATTTCAGAAATGACCGCTTGCCCTTTCGGATTGCGCGCCTCAAACAGCTCCTGCACCCGCGGCAAACCTTGGGTAATGTCGTCCCCGGCGACGCCGCCCGTATGGAACGTCCGCATCGTCAGCTGCGTGCCCGGCTCACCGATCGATTGAGCGGCGATAATGCCGACCGCCTCGCCAACTTCCACATCCATGCCCGTCGCCATATTGCGGCCGTAGCATTTTTTGCATACGCCATGGCGCGTGTTGCAGGCAAAGACGGAGCGGATCCACACTTCCGTAATGCCCGCCTTAATAATTTCGTTTGCAATGTCTTCAGTGATCATTTCATCTTTGCGGACGATCACTTCACCGGTTTCCGGATGGCGCACCGTTTTGTGCGCATAGCGGCCGACAAGCCGTTCTTCCAGCTTGACGACGACCTCGGTGCCATCCGTCAATGCGCGTGCCAAAATGCCGCGGTCGGTGCCGCAATCCTCTTCGCGGACGATGACATCCTGCGCCACATCGACGAGACGTCTCGTCAAATATCCCGAGTCGGCCGTTTTGAGCGCCGTATCCGCCAACCCTTTCCGGGCGCCGTGCGTCGAGATAAAGTACTCCAATACCGTCAGCCCTTCGCGGAACGACGATTTGATCGGCAGTTCGATGATCCGGCCGGCCGGGTTGGCCATTAAGCCGCGCATCCCGGCGAGCTGCGTAAAGTTCGACGCGTTCCCCCGCGCTCCGGAATCGCTCATCATAAAGATCGGGTTGCGCTTATCGAGCGATTTCATCAAGCGGTCTTGGATTTTATCTTTCGCCGCGCTCCAGATGGAGATGACACGCTCATACCGCTCTTCGTCGGTGATCAACCCGCGGCGGAACTGCTTTAAGACGGTATCGACCTTCGCTTGCGCCTCATCCAAAATTTCTTGTTTTTCCGGCAAGACGACAATGTCAGCGACGCCGATCGTAATCCCGGCTTTCGTCGAATATTGGAAACCGAGGTCTTTCATGCGGTCCAGCATTTTTGACGTCTCGGTGATTTTGAACCGCTTGAACACTTCAGCAATAATTTGCCCGAGCACTTTTTTCTTAAACGGCGGCACAGGCTCGCGCTTGCGAATCTCCTCGCGCACGTTGACCCCTTTGTCAAGGAAATACTTGTCCGGCGTCCGCCCTTCGATGTTTTCCGTCGTCGGCTCGTTAATGTACGGGAACGAGTTGGGCAAAATTTCGTTGAAAATCAGTTTGCCGACCGTCGTTAAGAGCAGTTTGTTGTTTTGCTCCTCGGTAAACGTTTCATTTTTCAGCGAGCCGGCATGGACGGCGATGCGCGAGTGGAGATGGACATAACCGTTATGGTAAGCGAGCAGCGCTTCGTCCGTATCTTTGAACACCATGCCTTCGCCGATCGCCCCTTCGCGTTCCATCGTCAAGTAATAGTTTCCTAACACCATGTCTTGGGAAGGTGTCACGACCGGCTTTCCGTCTTTCGGGTTCAAAATGTTTTGCGCCGCCAGCATCAACAGGCGCGCTTCCGCTTGTGCCTCGGCCGACAGCGGCACGTGCACCGCCATTTGGTCGCCGTCGAAGTCGGCGTTGTATGCCGTACAAACGAGCGGATGAAGGCGGATGGCCCGGCCTTCGACGAGCGTCGGCTCAAAGGCTTGAATGCCGAGACGGTGAAGCGTCGGGGCGCGGTTGAGCAGCACCGGATGCTCTTTAATGACGTCTTCAAGCACATCCCATACCTCAGGGTGGACGCGCTCAATTTTCCGTTTCGCGCTTTTAATGTTGTGCGCCAGCCCCCGCTCCACAAGCTCCTTCATGACGAACGGCTTAAACAGCTCGAGCGCCATTTCTTTCGGCAGGCCGCATTGATACATTTTCAAGTTCGGACCGACGACAATGACGGAACGGCCGGAGTAGTCAACGCGTTTGCCGAGCAGGTTTTGCCGGAAGCGCCCTTGCTTCCCTTTCAGCATGTGGGAAAGCGATTTTAACGGGCGGTTCCCCGGCCCGGTCACCGGACGGCCGCGGCGGCCGTTGTCAATCAAGGCGTCGACCGCTTCCTGGAGCATCCGTTTCTCGTTTTGGACGATAATATTCGGCGCGCCAAGGTCAAGCAGGCGCTTCAGCCGGTTGTTGCGGTTAATGACGCGGCGGTACAAATCGTTTAAGTCCGATGTCGCAAACCGGCCCCCATCGAGCTGGACCATCGGGCGCAATTCCGGCGGAATGACCGGCAATACATCTAGCACCATCCACGCTGGGTCGTTTCCGGAGCTGCGGAACGCCTCAAGCACTTCAAGCCGTTTAATGATGCGGGCGCGCCGCTGTCCTTGCGCCGTCTTCAGTTCTTCTTTCAACGCCGCCACTTCTTTATCCAAATCAATGTCCTGAAGCAGCTTTTTGATCGCTTCCGCCCCCATCGACGCTTGGAACGACTGGCCGTATTTCTCGCGATAGGCGCGGTATTCCTTTTCCGACAGCAGTTGTTTTTTCTCCAGCGGCGTATCGCCGGGATCGGTGACGACGTAAGAGGCAAAATAAATCACTTCTTCGAGCG is part of the [Flavobacterium] thermophilum genome and harbors:
- the rplGB gene encoding Ribosome-associated protein L7Ae-like, which encodes MSYEKVLQAGKIVIGTKQTIRALKEGKATEVIVAEDADLPIIEKVTAAANEANVPVTKVDSMKKLGKACKIQVGAAAVAILR
- the rpsL gene encoding 30S ribosomal protein S12, translating into MPTINQLVRKGREKKVFKSKSPALNKGYNSFKKEQTNVASPQKRGVCTRVGTMTPKKPNSALRKYARVRLTNGIEVTAYIPGIGHNLQEHSVVLIRGGRVKDLPGVRYHIIRGALDTAGVANRMQGRSKYGAKKPKAAKK
- the rpoC gene encoding DNA-directed RNA polymerase subunit beta' — translated: MLDVNKFEYMKIGLASPEKIRSWSYGEVKKPETINYRTLKPEKDGLFCERIFGPTKDWECHCGKYKRVRYKGVVCDRCGVEVTRSKVRRERMGHIELAAPVSHIWYFKGIPSRMGLVLDMSPRALEEVIYFASYVVTDPGDTPLEKKQLLSEKEYRAYREKYGQSFQASMGAEAIKKLLQDIDLDKEVAALKEELKTAQGQRRARIIKRLEVLEAFRSSGNDPAWMVLDVLPVIPPELRPMVQLDGGRFATSDLNDLYRRVINRNNRLKRLLDLGAPNIIVQNEKRMLQEAVDALIDNGRRGRPVTGPGNRPLKSLSHMLKGKQGRFRQNLLGKRVDYSGRSVIVVGPNLKMYQCGLPKEMALELFKPFVMKELVERGLAHNIKSAKRKIERVHPEVWDVLEDVIKEHPVLLNRAPTLHRLGIQAFEPTLVEGRAIRLHPLVCTAYNADFDGDQMAVHVPLSAEAQAEARLLMLAAQNILNPKDGKPVVTPSQDMVLGNYYLTMEREGAIGEGMVFKDTDEALLAYHNGYVHLHSRIAVHAGSLKNETFTEEQNNKLLLTTVGKLIFNEILPNSFPYINEPTTENIEGRTPDKYFLDKGVNVREEIRKREPVPPFKKKVLGQIIAEVFKRFKITETSKMLDRMKDLGFQYSTKAGITIGVADIVVLPEKQEILDEAQAKVDTVLKQFRRGLITDEERYERVISIWSAAKDKIQDRLMKSLDKRNPIFMMSDSGARGNASNFTQLAGMRGLMANPAGRIIELPIKSSFREGLTVLEYFISTHGARKGLADTALKTADSGYLTRRLVDVAQDVIVREEDCGTDRGILARALTDGTEVVVKLEERLVGRYAHKTVRHPETGEVIVRKDEMITEDIANEIIKAGITEVWIRSVFACNTRHGVCKKCYGRNMATGMDVEVGEAVGIIAAQSIGEPGTQLTMRTFHTGGVAGDDITQGLPRVQELFEARNPKGQAVISEIDGTVISVNETRDNQYEIVVQGEVETRTYVAPYNARIKVEEGQRVERGQELTEGSVDPKQLLRVRDITSVQEYLLREVQKVYRMQGVEISDKHIEVMVRQMLRKVRVVDAGDTDVLPGTLLDVHQFTDVNAQAIREGKRPATARPVLLGITKASLETDSFLSAASFQETTRVLTDAAIKGKRDELLGLKENVIIGKLVPAGTGMARYRKVKPAVKKETAGDTVPSK
- the rpsG gene encoding 30S ribosomal protein S7, with the protein product MPRRGPVAKRDVLPDPIYNSKLVTRLINKIMIDGKKSKAQKILYTAFDIIRERTGKDPMEVFEQALKNVMPVLEVRARRVGGANYQVPVEVRPDRRVSLGLRWLVQYARLRGEKTMEERLANEIMDAANNTGAAVKKREDTHKMAEANKAFAHYRW